Proteins encoded in a region of the Thunnus thynnus chromosome 8, fThuThy2.1, whole genome shotgun sequence genome:
- the si:ch211-221n20.8 gene encoding multiple epidermal growth factor-like domains protein 6 isoform X2 gives MTHLWTLLSALLLVLSVAQPEEDENEVLKNTELEFTKTQDLVIENAIGNLSEPTPSHTPTTSPLTSTVSLGSTLAPECPGNQVKLESSAGCGCPSSMLKDGDNCTCPVGFTLEGAAGCKDVDECDGEGPCGLHASCINTPGSYSCSCLRGYLMGAGGCQDIDECALAAVTGLQACQGDAECKNSPGSFSCLCPLGYVMALNGQTCIDVDECSFEEQCRRELGNVCVNTPGSFVCQCQLGFRAEAPACVDVDECTESPAVCDGQGVCENTLGSYKCVCRPGYRGNGTHCEDENECASGGHGCDTNARCGNIIGSYFCQCYQGFNGDGHSCFDIDECALNNGHCEHNCTNEPGGYNCQCASGYQLNHDGHNCTDVDECLALNGSCEHICANTQGSFQCSCRPGYQLHIDGHTCVDIDECKLQNGGCSHTCTNSPGGHDCHCPPPLLLDTDNITCSNVSSCKLRNGGCEHICTVRAEGQVQCSCRAGWKLSEDLRSCVDVDECGDFTNGGCEHLCVNHPGGFNCSCREGYEVRTDDLTKCRPVCEPPCQNYGVCVAPNSCDCPPGYPGLGCSAMCSPPCAHGGTCMRWNKCLCPPGWTGAGCHTAVCELPCANGGRCVGPDTCQCPSDYTGHQCLLPLCTPACQNGGRCVDVNKCTCAGGWQGARCQIEPVQCQKPCKNSGVCVGLNRCRCAKGFTGSLCETAVTTPCVPPCQHGATCSPHNTCTCPEGTAGLRCERLTCPVVTTVVSMARAVRKAFKESYVDRCGPLGVQLCTKYRINQARVYLQAYRVGYKIQCPERKGR, from the exons ATGACTCACCTCTGGACTCTCCTGTCAGCCCTGCTGCTGGTTTTGTCGGTGGCCCAACCTGAGGAAGATGAAAATGAAGtcctgaaaaacacagagctgGAGTTCACTAAGACACAG GACCTCGTGATTGAGAATGCCATCGGAAATCTCAGTGAACCCACACCAAGCCACACACCCACCACAT CTCCCTTGACTTCTACAGTTTCCCTGGGTTCCACTCTTGCTCCCGAGTGTCCAGGAAACCAGGTGAAGCTGGAGAGCAGCGCAGGTTGTGGCTGTCCATCCAGCATGTTGAAGGATGGAGACAACTGTACCTGCCCTGTTGGCTTCACTCTGGAGGGAGCAGCAGGGTGTAAAG ATGTTGACGAGTGTGACGGAGAGGGGCCATGTGGTCTCCATGCCAGCTGCATTAATACCCCCGGCTCTTACTCATGTAGCTGTCTCCGTGGTTACCTGATGGGTGCTGGAGGGTGCCAGG ATATAGACGAGTGTGCTCTGGCTGCAGTGACGGGCCTGCAGGCTTGCCAGGGTGATGCTGAATGCAAAAACAGCCCTGGCTCCTTCAGCTGCTTGTGCCCTCTGGGATATGTAATGGCTCTTAATGGACAGACCTGTATAG ATGTGGATGAGTGTAGCTTCGAGGAGCAGTGTCGCCGTGAGctgggaaatgtgtgtgtgaacactcctgGCAGCTTTGTGTGCCAGTGCCAGCTGGGCTTCAGAGCAGAGGCCCCTGCTTGTGTCG ATGTGGATGAATGTACAGAGAGTCCTGCGGTGTGTGATGgtcagggtgtgtgtgagaacaCGCTTGGGAGCTACAAGTGTGTTTGTCGGCCAGGTTACCGGGGAAACGGCACACACTGCGAAG aTGAGAACGAGTGTGCATCAGGTGGTCACGGTTGTGACACCAACGCTCGGTGTGGCAACATTATTGGCTCGTATTTCTGCCAGTGCTACCAGGGCTTCAATGGAGATGGACACTCTTGTTTTG ACATCGATGAGTGTGCTTTGAACAACGGCCACTGTGAACACAACTGCACCAACGAGCCAGGAGGGTACAACTGCCAGTGTGCCTCTGGCTACCAGCTGAACCATGATGGACACAACTGCACAG ATGTGGATGAGTGTTTGGCACTGAACGGGAGCTGTGAGCACATTTGTGCCAACACTCAGGGATCCTTCCAGTGCTCCTGCAGGCCCGGTTACCAGCTGCACATTGATGGCCACACCTGTGTAG ACATCGATGAATGTAAACTCCAGAATGGCGGCTGCTCCCACACTTGCACCAATTCTCCAGGAGGACATGATTGCCACTGCCCACCTCCTCTGCTGCTAGACACAGACAACATCACCTGCAGCA ATGTTTCATCCTGTAAGCTGAGAAATGGTGGTTGTGAGCACATATGCACTGTGAGGGCTGAAGGCCAGGTCCAGTGTAGCTGTCGAGCAGGCTGGAAGCTGAGCGAGGACCTGAGGAGCTGCGTGG ATGTGGACGAATGCGGGGACTTCACTAACGGAGGCTGTGAGCATCTCTGTGTGAACCATCCTGGTGGGTTTAACTGTTCCTGCAGGGAAGGGTATGAAGTTCGAACTGATGACCTCACCAAGTGCCGGC CTGTGTGTGAGCCTCCCTGTCAGAACTACGGAGTATGTGTGGCCCCAAACAGCTGTGACTGTCCTCCAGGCTACCCTGGTCTGGGCTGCTCAG CCATGTGTTCGCCACCCTGTGCCCATGGGGGAACCTGCATGCGCTGGAACAAGTGTTTGTGTCCTCCAGGCTGGACTGGAGCCGGCTGCCACACAG CGGTTTGTGAATTGCCCTGTGCCAATGGTGGTCGCTGTGTGGGGCCTGATACCTGCCAATGTCCCTCTGACTACACCGGGCATCAGTGCCTCTTGC CCCTGTGCACGCCTGCCTGTCAAAACGGGGGAAGATGTGTGGATGTCAATAAATGCACCTGTGCTGGTGGATGGCAAGGAGCTCGTTGCCAGATAG AGCCTGTTCAGTGTCAGAAGCCGTGTAAGAACAGCGGAGTGTGTGTGGGCCTCAACAGGTGCCGCTGTGCCAAAGGTTTCACTGGAAGTCTCTGTGAAACAG CGGTGACCACCCCCTGTGTGCCACCCTGCCAGCACGGAGCCACCTGCAGTCCCCACAACACCTGCACCTGTCCAGAGGGCACTGCAGGCCTGCGCTGTGAGAGACT GACGTGCCCTGTGGTCACCACGGTGGTCAGTATGGCTCGAGCAGTGAGGAAGGCGTTTAAAGAGAGTTACGTTGACCGCTGTGGACCGCTGGGAGTTCAGCTTTGCACGAAATACAG gatAAACCAGGCACGTGTGTACCTGCAGGCCTACAGGGTGGGCTACAAAATCCAGTGTCCAGAGAGGAAGGGCAGATGA
- the faah gene encoding fatty-acid amide hydrolase 1 isoform X1 — translation MNMLADRVLRGRTMESVQEFFHGLELDNRTAALLTGAACGLGALVVLVRKFSSHQEAEKKIQRARKRRTESLQRAEQAVLQYKESHPMTDPSLILTLSLSELTKQLQEGSLRPEDVFYSYLEKTIDVNKKLNCCTGILLESFDQLKTVGSNKDGLLYGVPVSIKENIAYKNHDSSCGVIIKLEQPAQQDCVLVEVLKRQGAIPFVKTNLPQGLLNYDCSNPIYGQTVNPHNLQKTSGGSSGGEGALIGGGGSLLGLGSDIGGSIRIPASFCGICGFKPTAGRLSVQGVSPIYRGQKSVLSSPGPMAKDVDSLVLCMQALLCDHMFTLDPTVPPVPFNEQMYKSSKPLRIGYLESDGYTQPSPSMARGIREVKALLEQAGHTLVPYTPLRIRHTATELMMKGILADGATTLLQKLEGGPLDPCLISQVFPYFLPNWLKKTLSFLLKPLFPRGSEALRATCGVGSVPGLWKQHAAVEDYIQETIADWRRCNIDVLLCPVIGPAYNFLYPGKLTCCAAYTLIYNLLTFPAGVVPVSTVTAEDEEELRHYKGLYQDYWDRLFKQAVSGGEGLPVAVQCVALPWQDELCLRFMKEVEQLVKQSRK, via the exons ATGAATAT GTTAGCTGACCGTGTGCTTCGAGGAAGAACGATGGAAAGTGTTCAAGAGTTTTTTCATGGATTGGAGCTGGACAACCGGACAGCGGCACTGCTCACCGGTGCAGCCTGCGGTTTGGGAGCTCTGGTCGTGCTGGTGCGGAAGTTCAGCAGCCACcaagaggcagagaagaagatcCAGAGAGCCAGAAAGAGGAGGACTGAGAGTCTGCAGCGGGCTGAACAGgctgtacttcagtacaagGAGTCG CATCCCATGACCGACCCGTCTCTCATTTTGACGTTGTCCCTGTCTGAGTTGACAAAGCAACTACAGGAAGGCTCACTGAGACCTGAGGATGTATTTTACTCTTACTTGGAAAAG ACTATCGACGTAAACAAAAAGCTAAACTGCTGCACAGGGATTTTGCTGGAGAGTTTTGACCAGCTGAAAACTGTTGGCTCCAACAAGGACGGTCTCTTGTATGGAGTTCCAGTTAGCATCAAAGAAAACATTGCATACAAG AATCATGACTCTTCTTGTGGTGTCATCATCAAACTGGAGCAGCCAGCTCAGCAGGACTGTGTGCTTGTTGAAGTTCTGAAGAGACAAGGAGCTATTCCCTTTGTGAAAACCAACCTGCCCCAAGGCCTACTAAA TTATGACTGCAGTAACCCCATCTATGGGCAGACGGTGAACCCCCACAACCTCCAGAAGACCTCTGGAGGTTCGTCTGGTGGGGAGGGGGCTCTCATCGGGGGAGGAGGCTCCCTACTTGGTTTAGGTTCTGATATAGGGGGCAGCATCCGTATTCCTGCTTCATTCTGTGGGATCTGTGGCTTCAAGCCAACAGCAGGTCGGCTAAG TGTACAGGGTGTGAGCCCCATTTATCGAGGGCAAAAGTCAG TGCTGTCATCTCCTGGACCCATGGCCAAGGATGTGGACAGTCTGGTTCTGTGTATGCAGGCTCTGCTCTGTGACCATATGTTTACCCTGGACCCCACTGTTCCACCTGTACCTTTTAATGAGCAG ATGTACAAGAGCTCCAAACCTCTGAGGATTGGTTACCTAGAAAGTGATGGCTATACACAACCGTCTCCAAGCATGGCCCGAGGCATCAGAGAGGTCAAAGCTCTGTTAGAGCAAGCAGGACACACT TTGGTGCCCTACACTCCTCTGAGGATCAGACACACTGCAACTGAACTCATGATGAAGGGTATCCTGGCAGACGGAGCTACCACCCTGCTGCAAAAACT GGAGGGCGGCCCTCTGGACCCCTGTCTCATATCACAGGTTTTCCCTTACTTTCTTCCTAATTGGTTGAAGAAaaccctctccttcctcctcaaGCCTCTG TTTCCCCGTGGGTCTGAAGCGCTCAGGGCCACTTGTGGAGTTGG ATCTGTTCCAGGTCTGTGGAAGCAGCATGCTGCTGTTGAG GACTACATTCAAGAAACAATAGCAGACTGGAGAAGATGCAACATAGATGTGCTGCTGTGCCCTGTGATCGGACCAGCCTACAACTTCTTATACCCCGGCAAGCTTACCT GTTGTGCCGCTTACACACTCATTTACAATCTCCTCACCTTTCCTGCTGGTGTTGTTCCTGTTTCCACGGTGACagcagaggatgaggaggaactCAGACACTATAAGGGACTTTATCAGGACTACTGGGACAGACTCTTCAAACAG GCTGTGTCTGGAGGCGAGGGTTTGCCAGTGGCAGTGCAGTGTGTTGCCCTGCCGTGGCAGGATGAGCTCTGCCTGCGCTTCATGAAGGAGGTGGAACAACTGGTTAAACAGAGCAGAAAGTAA
- the uqcrh gene encoding cytochrome b-c1 complex subunit 6, mitochondrial yields MVFEEKMIMNGEPEEEEEEEEEEEDMVDPLETMRQKCAETEHCIHTQARLEECETRVGSRSSTEEDCTEELFDFLHARDHCVAHKLFHSVK; encoded by the exons ATGGTTTTCGAGGAGAAAATGATCATGAATGGAGAGCCTGAGGAA gaggaagaagaggaggaggaggaagaagacatGGTG GATCCTCTTGAAACGATGAGACAGAAGTGTGCAGAGACAGAGCACTGCATCCACACTCAGGCGCGTCTGGAGGAGTGTGAGACCAGAGTTGGCTCTCGATCTTCAACGGAGGAGGATTGTACCGAGGAGCTCTTTGACTTCCTCCATGCTCGGGACCACTGT GTGGCACATAAACTGTTTCATTCTGTCAAATGA
- the si:ch211-221n20.8 gene encoding multiple epidermal growth factor-like domains protein 6 isoform X1, protein MTHLWTLLSALLLVLSVAQPEEDENEVLKNTELEFTKTQDLVIENAIGNLSEPTPSHTPTTSPLTSTVSLGSTLAPECPGNQVKLESSAGCGCPSSMLKDGDNCTCPVGFTLEGAAGCKDVDECDGEGPCGLHASCINTPGSYSCSCLRGYLMGAGGCQDIDECALAAVTGLQACQGDAECKNSPGSFSCLCPLGYVMALNGQTCIDVDECSFEEQCRRELGNVCVNTPGSFVCQCQLGFRAEAPACVGPVCPDYTVCQDVDECTESPAVCDGQGVCENTLGSYKCVCRPGYRGNGTHCEDENECASGGHGCDTNARCGNIIGSYFCQCYQGFNGDGHSCFDIDECALNNGHCEHNCTNEPGGYNCQCASGYQLNHDGHNCTDVDECLALNGSCEHICANTQGSFQCSCRPGYQLHIDGHTCVDIDECKLQNGGCSHTCTNSPGGHDCHCPPPLLLDTDNITCSNVSSCKLRNGGCEHICTVRAEGQVQCSCRAGWKLSEDLRSCVDVDECGDFTNGGCEHLCVNHPGGFNCSCREGYEVRTDDLTKCRPVCEPPCQNYGVCVAPNSCDCPPGYPGLGCSAMCSPPCAHGGTCMRWNKCLCPPGWTGAGCHTAVCELPCANGGRCVGPDTCQCPSDYTGHQCLLPLCTPACQNGGRCVDVNKCTCAGGWQGARCQIEPVQCQKPCKNSGVCVGLNRCRCAKGFTGSLCETAVTTPCVPPCQHGATCSPHNTCTCPEGTAGLRCERLTCPVVTTVVSMARAVRKAFKESYVDRCGPLGVQLCTKYRINQARVYLQAYRVGYKIQCPERKGR, encoded by the exons ATGACTCACCTCTGGACTCTCCTGTCAGCCCTGCTGCTGGTTTTGTCGGTGGCCCAACCTGAGGAAGATGAAAATGAAGtcctgaaaaacacagagctgGAGTTCACTAAGACACAG GACCTCGTGATTGAGAATGCCATCGGAAATCTCAGTGAACCCACACCAAGCCACACACCCACCACAT CTCCCTTGACTTCTACAGTTTCCCTGGGTTCCACTCTTGCTCCCGAGTGTCCAGGAAACCAGGTGAAGCTGGAGAGCAGCGCAGGTTGTGGCTGTCCATCCAGCATGTTGAAGGATGGAGACAACTGTACCTGCCCTGTTGGCTTCACTCTGGAGGGAGCAGCAGGGTGTAAAG ATGTTGACGAGTGTGACGGAGAGGGGCCATGTGGTCTCCATGCCAGCTGCATTAATACCCCCGGCTCTTACTCATGTAGCTGTCTCCGTGGTTACCTGATGGGTGCTGGAGGGTGCCAGG ATATAGACGAGTGTGCTCTGGCTGCAGTGACGGGCCTGCAGGCTTGCCAGGGTGATGCTGAATGCAAAAACAGCCCTGGCTCCTTCAGCTGCTTGTGCCCTCTGGGATATGTAATGGCTCTTAATGGACAGACCTGTATAG ATGTGGATGAGTGTAGCTTCGAGGAGCAGTGTCGCCGTGAGctgggaaatgtgtgtgtgaacactcctgGCAGCTTTGTGTGCCAGTGCCAGCTGGGCTTCAGAGCAGAGGCCCCTGCTTGTGTCG GTCCTGTGTGTCCAGACTACACCGTGTGTCAAG ATGTGGATGAATGTACAGAGAGTCCTGCGGTGTGTGATGgtcagggtgtgtgtgagaacaCGCTTGGGAGCTACAAGTGTGTTTGTCGGCCAGGTTACCGGGGAAACGGCACACACTGCGAAG aTGAGAACGAGTGTGCATCAGGTGGTCACGGTTGTGACACCAACGCTCGGTGTGGCAACATTATTGGCTCGTATTTCTGCCAGTGCTACCAGGGCTTCAATGGAGATGGACACTCTTGTTTTG ACATCGATGAGTGTGCTTTGAACAACGGCCACTGTGAACACAACTGCACCAACGAGCCAGGAGGGTACAACTGCCAGTGTGCCTCTGGCTACCAGCTGAACCATGATGGACACAACTGCACAG ATGTGGATGAGTGTTTGGCACTGAACGGGAGCTGTGAGCACATTTGTGCCAACACTCAGGGATCCTTCCAGTGCTCCTGCAGGCCCGGTTACCAGCTGCACATTGATGGCCACACCTGTGTAG ACATCGATGAATGTAAACTCCAGAATGGCGGCTGCTCCCACACTTGCACCAATTCTCCAGGAGGACATGATTGCCACTGCCCACCTCCTCTGCTGCTAGACACAGACAACATCACCTGCAGCA ATGTTTCATCCTGTAAGCTGAGAAATGGTGGTTGTGAGCACATATGCACTGTGAGGGCTGAAGGCCAGGTCCAGTGTAGCTGTCGAGCAGGCTGGAAGCTGAGCGAGGACCTGAGGAGCTGCGTGG ATGTGGACGAATGCGGGGACTTCACTAACGGAGGCTGTGAGCATCTCTGTGTGAACCATCCTGGTGGGTTTAACTGTTCCTGCAGGGAAGGGTATGAAGTTCGAACTGATGACCTCACCAAGTGCCGGC CTGTGTGTGAGCCTCCCTGTCAGAACTACGGAGTATGTGTGGCCCCAAACAGCTGTGACTGTCCTCCAGGCTACCCTGGTCTGGGCTGCTCAG CCATGTGTTCGCCACCCTGTGCCCATGGGGGAACCTGCATGCGCTGGAACAAGTGTTTGTGTCCTCCAGGCTGGACTGGAGCCGGCTGCCACACAG CGGTTTGTGAATTGCCCTGTGCCAATGGTGGTCGCTGTGTGGGGCCTGATACCTGCCAATGTCCCTCTGACTACACCGGGCATCAGTGCCTCTTGC CCCTGTGCACGCCTGCCTGTCAAAACGGGGGAAGATGTGTGGATGTCAATAAATGCACCTGTGCTGGTGGATGGCAAGGAGCTCGTTGCCAGATAG AGCCTGTTCAGTGTCAGAAGCCGTGTAAGAACAGCGGAGTGTGTGTGGGCCTCAACAGGTGCCGCTGTGCCAAAGGTTTCACTGGAAGTCTCTGTGAAACAG CGGTGACCACCCCCTGTGTGCCACCCTGCCAGCACGGAGCCACCTGCAGTCCCCACAACACCTGCACCTGTCCAGAGGGCACTGCAGGCCTGCGCTGTGAGAGACT GACGTGCCCTGTGGTCACCACGGTGGTCAGTATGGCTCGAGCAGTGAGGAAGGCGTTTAAAGAGAGTTACGTTGACCGCTGTGGACCGCTGGGAGTTCAGCTTTGCACGAAATACAG gatAAACCAGGCACGTGTGTACCTGCAGGCCTACAGGGTGGGCTACAAAATCCAGTGTCCAGAGAGGAAGGGCAGATGA
- the faah gene encoding fatty-acid amide hydrolase 1 isoform X2, with product MESVQEFFHGLELDNRTAALLTGAACGLGALVVLVRKFSSHQEAEKKIQRARKRRTESLQRAEQAVLQYKESHPMTDPSLILTLSLSELTKQLQEGSLRPEDVFYSYLEKTIDVNKKLNCCTGILLESFDQLKTVGSNKDGLLYGVPVSIKENIAYKNHDSSCGVIIKLEQPAQQDCVLVEVLKRQGAIPFVKTNLPQGLLNYDCSNPIYGQTVNPHNLQKTSGGSSGGEGALIGGGGSLLGLGSDIGGSIRIPASFCGICGFKPTAGRLSVQGVSPIYRGQKSVLSSPGPMAKDVDSLVLCMQALLCDHMFTLDPTVPPVPFNEQMYKSSKPLRIGYLESDGYTQPSPSMARGIREVKALLEQAGHTLVPYTPLRIRHTATELMMKGILADGATTLLQKLEGGPLDPCLISQVFPYFLPNWLKKTLSFLLKPLFPRGSEALRATCGVGSVPGLWKQHAAVEDYIQETIADWRRCNIDVLLCPVIGPAYNFLYPGKLTCCAAYTLIYNLLTFPAGVVPVSTVTAEDEEELRHYKGLYQDYWDRLFKQAVSGGEGLPVAVQCVALPWQDELCLRFMKEVEQLVKQSRK from the exons ATGGAAAGTGTTCAAGAGTTTTTTCATGGATTGGAGCTGGACAACCGGACAGCGGCACTGCTCACCGGTGCAGCCTGCGGTTTGGGAGCTCTGGTCGTGCTGGTGCGGAAGTTCAGCAGCCACcaagaggcagagaagaagatcCAGAGAGCCAGAAAGAGGAGGACTGAGAGTCTGCAGCGGGCTGAACAGgctgtacttcagtacaagGAGTCG CATCCCATGACCGACCCGTCTCTCATTTTGACGTTGTCCCTGTCTGAGTTGACAAAGCAACTACAGGAAGGCTCACTGAGACCTGAGGATGTATTTTACTCTTACTTGGAAAAG ACTATCGACGTAAACAAAAAGCTAAACTGCTGCACAGGGATTTTGCTGGAGAGTTTTGACCAGCTGAAAACTGTTGGCTCCAACAAGGACGGTCTCTTGTATGGAGTTCCAGTTAGCATCAAAGAAAACATTGCATACAAG AATCATGACTCTTCTTGTGGTGTCATCATCAAACTGGAGCAGCCAGCTCAGCAGGACTGTGTGCTTGTTGAAGTTCTGAAGAGACAAGGAGCTATTCCCTTTGTGAAAACCAACCTGCCCCAAGGCCTACTAAA TTATGACTGCAGTAACCCCATCTATGGGCAGACGGTGAACCCCCACAACCTCCAGAAGACCTCTGGAGGTTCGTCTGGTGGGGAGGGGGCTCTCATCGGGGGAGGAGGCTCCCTACTTGGTTTAGGTTCTGATATAGGGGGCAGCATCCGTATTCCTGCTTCATTCTGTGGGATCTGTGGCTTCAAGCCAACAGCAGGTCGGCTAAG TGTACAGGGTGTGAGCCCCATTTATCGAGGGCAAAAGTCAG TGCTGTCATCTCCTGGACCCATGGCCAAGGATGTGGACAGTCTGGTTCTGTGTATGCAGGCTCTGCTCTGTGACCATATGTTTACCCTGGACCCCACTGTTCCACCTGTACCTTTTAATGAGCAG ATGTACAAGAGCTCCAAACCTCTGAGGATTGGTTACCTAGAAAGTGATGGCTATACACAACCGTCTCCAAGCATGGCCCGAGGCATCAGAGAGGTCAAAGCTCTGTTAGAGCAAGCAGGACACACT TTGGTGCCCTACACTCCTCTGAGGATCAGACACACTGCAACTGAACTCATGATGAAGGGTATCCTGGCAGACGGAGCTACCACCCTGCTGCAAAAACT GGAGGGCGGCCCTCTGGACCCCTGTCTCATATCACAGGTTTTCCCTTACTTTCTTCCTAATTGGTTGAAGAAaaccctctccttcctcctcaaGCCTCTG TTTCCCCGTGGGTCTGAAGCGCTCAGGGCCACTTGTGGAGTTGG ATCTGTTCCAGGTCTGTGGAAGCAGCATGCTGCTGTTGAG GACTACATTCAAGAAACAATAGCAGACTGGAGAAGATGCAACATAGATGTGCTGCTGTGCCCTGTGATCGGACCAGCCTACAACTTCTTATACCCCGGCAAGCTTACCT GTTGTGCCGCTTACACACTCATTTACAATCTCCTCACCTTTCCTGCTGGTGTTGTTCCTGTTTCCACGGTGACagcagaggatgaggaggaactCAGACACTATAAGGGACTTTATCAGGACTACTGGGACAGACTCTTCAAACAG GCTGTGTCTGGAGGCGAGGGTTTGCCAGTGGCAGTGCAGTGTGTTGCCCTGCCGTGGCAGGATGAGCTCTGCCTGCGCTTCATGAAGGAGGTGGAACAACTGGTTAAACAGAGCAGAAAGTAA